The genome window attttaccaataaagtaaaattataatattttaatttataaataaatttggaaattcATTCAACCCTTTGTCAAGCACATAGTTTAGAAGCATTCTTAATAACAGTCCATCAGTTTCACTCCCTCCTCATTACAAAGTATTTAATGCGTTTACTGGGAATcaattaacatattatatatagcaaatatgcaaataagaTAAAGTATATTTACATGCATGCGTAGAAAATCCAGCCGGTTTGTAATTCCGATTAAATGCAATACAAACAAATGTGCTGATTAAAGAGACACTGAGTGCATGCCACAAGTTAATCGATCTTTAACCTGCGAATAGCTCAATAGGAAAATCCCACCTTTGGCTGCTGCAATCCAACTGCTATAAAAGATCGCACAGAACTCAGTTAAGCATTAGTATCAGTCATACAAACCACATCAATCAATATGCAATTCTTCAAAGCTGCTGCCGTTCTTCTGGCCATGTTTGCTGCCTTCGCCAGCGCAGAGCCCGCTCCACAACGTGAGTACTATAGAGGAAAGCTCTTGTtgacaattaaatttataattttctaaCGATTTGTtgacaattaaatttatattaatttcccatctatatttatttgtattctatACAGCTGGCACTGTTCTGGTTCAGACTGACAATGTTCAATACATCCGCACCGGCTAATTTATTAAGATCAATGATGTAACCTCTTTGaataaaatgattataaaaacaaactaaatatgCTAGAGTACTTCTTGaattaaagatttttaataCTGGCTGCGAGAGAAGAGAATGGAGATCAATATTTAATTCACTGAGATTTTATAAGATGAGAAAAATGCTTTAACTAATTCTTTTATATTAGAAATTTAGTGTGTCAAACAGTAAATGGAAAGACTTTAAAAAGTCATAAGCTTATCAGCTAGACAGTGCGATTTGATGCTTGTTTGTCAGATGctctcatttgtaaataatttaaatatataattgcaCTTATAATAGAAATGCGCACATGAGCTTAATAGAAAATGAATTGTGGTGGTTATGGCTAATAGGTAGCCTAGTTACGCATAAAGAACTGATAAagaatcatttttaaatatgactGCATATCATTAATATGAggtatatttatgattttattataaatgaatattttttaataattatttgggTACAAACACATTTACAGAagactttattttaataaatataacgaAAGAGAAGTTGTTGCTCACTTTCCATAAACATTGTGTTAAATATGTAgggtattttgtagtataaccCCTACACATCTACCGTCAACAGTTTGCATTGGCAATACGCAATTGcaactacatatgtatatcaataGAAGTGATGCTGAGAACAGGTTTTCCACAAAGCAATGCTATCAGCTGAATGCTCACGTTGTTGTtcgatttaattaatattggCGTTTAGCTCTTTAGTATTagtgcaattgcatttgcgtATTGATAATAGAATTATCTGGGAATGCCCCGAGACACAATTTGTAGTAACATGCATACTGGCAAAATTATGGGAATAGTTGAGAGTTGTTTGTGGCCAAGTAACATAACTGGGCCATAATGAATGTTGCCGTGATGGACTCTCTTCGCTTATGCCTGGCTTTATAACCAGACCTCAAGCCTCGGGGACCGCCTTCATATTTGCACGATCCCGTCGAAACAGAGCAAaactttaaacaatttgccaaAGCGCAAAACTATTTGGTtgtcctgctgctgttgccgctggaTAGAGGGaaagctttgcttttgttccGCAGCTATTGTTGCACAGCTCCCTCGCCGTCGCCCTCACCACCCCTTGTCGTGGGGTAGTTTGGGGCAGCAAACTCAACCACGTTGTATGGTTCGTTACatcaacaattattttaaacttttacCGCAAATATTTCCTTGGCTGGTTTTACGCctgaaataaattgtaatagaAGTTGCCTGGTTAACAGCTCGTATGACTGGCGGCGACTTtgcggcgacgacgacggcgacgatggcgacgatggcgatggcgaggACAATGCCCAGTGGCTGCCAATTTCTTAGGAGGATtcgcagccacagccacaacgCACAGCCCCAGCAGTCGTGCCCAATCTCCAGCTAATCCTTTTGATTTTCGACTGCAGCAAATTCCGGCTagcaacaatttcaatgtttCACCACCCCACCTCTAGTCTCTCCCCCCTCGTTGTTTATGTGGTAACAGTTGTTGTGCAATCTCTCTACGCCTGCCGCTCCGCTCTGCATTGTGCGGGTTCAATAACTGGGAAGCTTGACTGTTGGCATTGTTTGAACTGCGGCTGCCGCAAAAGCATTGGTACGAGGAATTTGCAACGTTTACGCCGGAGTATTTTGAGCCAACGGCCACTTGTCGGCAGTCACGGAATCACAGACTCTCCGACTCTTCGACTCCGGGACTTACTTTCATGTTGAGATATCAAAGCAAATGTTGTTGGCGCATTCGAGTTATGATGGCAGGGTTTTGCTTGTAATCAGGATTCATTCGGTTTGCCGGATAACCTCGAGGGCGTTTattggaaattaatttttacgTGTCTATCTCGGTCAAAGTATTTCAACCAGTTGAGCACAACATGCCAAAGTTCTGGCTGCTGGCTTCAACCGCATTCCCCAATGCACTCATCAAGCAAGCAAAGGTATTCTCGTATTCCATTTCCCCTTCCCTTTTTTATGCTTACTTTTGTTTGTCTGCCTCAAATCGAATGTTAACAGACTTTGACTATGTGCTTCAGTGCATTCCCAGACAGCCAAACAGGCTCAGTCAAATGCTTGTGAGTACTCTCTCATCTCATCTGACCTGACCTGTGTTTGATAGTTTGATAGTTCGCAAATCACGCAAATAGAATTGAAATTGACTGCAGACCAATTGCAAGGCAGATCTTCAAGATTTCAATTGATTGGGTTTTTACGCCGGGCAAAGCCCAgtcagagaaagagagacagagcttGAGCAGCGACTTGAGATTCTGCTATAAAAGCAACGACTTTTGCCAGTCAGTTATATATTCGTAGAGACAACGATACAGTCTAGACAACAATAATGCAATTCTTACGCATCTGTGGATTTGTCGTGGCTCTGATTGTGGCTATGGCTAGTGCGGCTCCAGAACGTAAGTAGAAACAGGACATTCTCGAATCCCTTTACAACAATCTTTACCTTTCAACAGCCAAGGGCACGGTGCTG of Drosophila nasuta strain 15112-1781.00 chromosome 3, ASM2355853v1, whole genome shotgun sequence contains these proteins:
- the LOC132789717 gene encoding daisho1, translating into MQFFKAAAVLLAMFAAFASAEPAPQPGTVLVQTDNVQYIRTG